In Humulus lupulus chromosome 7, drHumLupu1.1, whole genome shotgun sequence, the following are encoded in one genomic region:
- the LOC133792261 gene encoding loganic acid O-methyltransferase-like: MSNICKDAVTESHPMNGGDGTYSYTKNSYFQKSATNVARCMIHNAVADKLDISQLFSNFATSSSNTFRIADLGCSIGPNTFTAMQNVQEAIQHKYRLSQSRPHNSSSSSSLAMPEFQVFFNDHVTNDFNTLFSSLAASERPYFTAGVPGSFHGRLFPSSSLHFVHSSLALHWLSTMPKELVDENSPAWNRSKVHYTNAPNEVYKAYEAQFGRDMAQFLEARAIELVVGGLMVLIMPAVPNNVPLSQMPLGVIYGLLGCVLMDLSKEGFISESEVDSFNLPVYVVSPKEMIGIIERNGCFSIEIIELYKPMSSVNNGEITPLTVTMHLRAAMEGIIIKHFGTEIIDELFHRIHKKMEELSNQLQPRTKEGTQLFLVLKRKSS, from the exons ATGAGCAATATTTGCAAAGATGCAGTAACAGAATCACACCCAATGAACGGTGGAGATGGAACATATAGCTACACCAAGAATTCCTACTTCCAG AAATCAGCTACAAATGTTGCTAGGTGTATGATCCATAATGCAGTTGCAGATAAGCTTGACATAAGCCAATTATTCTCCAATTTTGCTACATCATCGTCAAACACATTTCGCATTGCTGACTTGGGATGTTCAATTGGACCAAACACATTCACTGCCATGCAAAACGTACAAGAAGCTATCCAACATAAGTACCGATTATCACAATCTCGACCCCAcaattcatcttcttcctcttctttagCGATGCCTGAGTTCCAAGTATTCTTCAACGATCACGTCACCAATGATTTCAACACTCTTTTCTCTTCTCTAGCTGCCAGCGAAAGGCCCTACTTTACAGCTGGCGTCCCGGGCTCTTTCCATGGTCGATTGTTCCCCAGCTCCTCCCTTCATTTTGTGCACTCCTCCCTTGCTCTCCATTGGCTCTCTACAATGCCCAAGGAGTTGGTTGACGAGAACTCTCCGGCGTGGAATCGAAGTAAAGTTCACTACACAAACGCCCCAAATGAGGTTTACAAAGCTTATGAAGCTCAGTTTGGTAGGGACATGGCTCAGTTCTTGGAAGCCAGGGCTATAGAGCTTGTGGTTGGTGGTTTGATGGTGTTGATTATGCCTGCAGTCCCAAATAATGTCCCTCTTTCTCAAATGCCTTTGGGTGTGATCTATGGTCTTCTTGGATGTGTTCTCATGGATTTATCAAAGGAA GGTTTTATTAGTGAAAGTGAAGTTGACTCATTCAATTTACCTGTGTATGTGGTTTCCCCAAAGGAGATGATAGGTATAATAGAAAGAAATGGGTGTTTTAGCATTGAGATAATAGAGTTATACAAGCCCATGTCAAGTGTTAATAATGGTGAAATCACTCCGTTGACAGTTACTATGCACCTAAGGGCAGCGATGGAGGGTATAATCATCAAGCACTTTGGAACTGAGATTATTGATGAACTCTTTCATAGAATTCATAAGAAAATGGAAGAGCTCTCAAATCAACTACAACCACGCACTAAGGAAGGAACTCAACTCTTTCTTGTGCTAAAACGCAAATCATCATGA